The genomic region AAACCTGGACCTCCAGATCGCGCTGTCGCGCATCGAGCAGGCCCGCGCCGAGCGTCGCGGCACCGGGGCCCAATTGTTTCCGAAGGTCGATGTGGCGGTCGGCGCCCAGCGTAACGACAACCCTTTTCCCGGCTTCGCTCCGGGGATCCGTTTCAATTTGTTCGAACTCGGTTTCGACGCCATCTGGGAAATCGATCTCTTCGGCCGCCAGCACCGCCGCCTGGAAGCGGCGTCCGCCGATTTGGACGCGGCCAAGGACGAGTACGCCCAAGCCTTGGTGACTTTGACTTCCGACCTGGCACGCGGCTATATCGAATACCGAAGCCTGCAATACCAGCTGCGTATTACCCGTTCCAACCTGGAGGCGCAGCAAAAAACCCTGAAGCTCACGGAATTACTGTTCAACGAAGGTGCCGGAACGCGCCACGACGTGGTGCGGGCGAGGGCCCAGACCGAGACCACGGCGGCGCAGCTTCCCGCCCTGGAAGCCGAATTGGTTGCCGTGCAGCGGCAGCTGGAAGTGCTGGTGGGCCGTCAGCCCGGGGCTTTGGCGGCCGAACTGGAGCAGCCGGGAGATGTCCCCGTGGCGCCGGGGCATGCGATTCTGGCGACGCCGGCGCAGACGATCCGCCATCGTCCCGATCTGCGTATCGCCGAGCGCCGGCTTGCCGCCGCCACCGCCCTCCAAGGCGCGGCCATTGCCGAACTGTTTCCCAAAGTGTCGCTTTCAGCTTTCCTGGGGCTGCATAACACCGATATCGAATCCCTGTTCAAATCGGCCGCCTTCTCCTACGGCGTCGCCGCCAACCTCCTGCAGCCGCTGCTCCACTTCGGCCGCATCCGTGCCGGAATCGACCTGGCCGAGGCGCGCCAGCGGGAAGCTTATCTGGCTTTCGAAAAGGCGGTGCTGGAGGCGCTCCGGGAGACCGAGACCGCCCTGACCCGCTATCTCAAGGAGGAGATCCGGCGCCAGACTCTGGGTCGCTCGGTGGCTGATCTTCGCGAATCGGTCCGGCTTTCGCAACTGCGTTATCATGAAGGCGTGATATCGTTTCTGGACGTGCTCGACGCCCAGCGGGCACTCTATGTCGCAGAAATCGAGTTGGCACGTTCGGAAGCGGCGGCGTCCACCAATCTCATCGCCATGTACAAAGCCCTCGGCGGGGGCGCGGAAGCAAGGCAGCCGGAAGTCAAGGCACATCGTTTCCAACCAACGATCACACAAGCACGGACCCCCCATCCTTGGATCCCGGCGAAACGAATACAAAATCTTGCCAAACAAATCGGCTTGGAGTAACGTCGTGACGACGATCTGTGGGAAAGTGCCATTGAATTTCCTATGCAGTCGACCGAACGGGACGCCGGTGCCTGACGAGAGGGGTGGGTCGAAATGCATCATGGTGGGATGAAAACGTCGTCATCCTTACCGGCCCCGACGTGCAGCCTAAGCAGCGAAAGTTTCGCCTTTCTATCGCAGGGCAAGATCGGATGGGCTGAGTGAATCAGGAAACAGGAGGCGACATGGCCACCAGAAACTCCACGACCAGCATCGGCGAGTATCTGCTTCAGCGGCTCCATGAGGCGGGTGCCCATCATATCTTCGGCGTGCCGGGCGATTACATCCTGAAGTTCTACGAACAGATCTCCCAAGGGCCGGTGCGGCACATCGGGACTACCCGGGAAGACACGGCCGCCTTTGCGGCCGACGGCTACGCCCGCTGCCAGGGCATCGGCGCCATGGCCATCACCTACGGCGTGGGGGCGCTCAATGTGGTCAACGCCGTTGCCGGCGCCTATGCCGAATCCTCCCCCGTGGTGGTCATCAGCGGCGCGCCCGGGGTGTGGGAACAGCGGGAAGACCCTTTGCTGCATCATCGTTTCGGCCCCTACACCTTCCAACGGGAGATCTTCGATCGCATCACTTGCGCCACCACCGTCCTCGACGATCCGATCACCGCCTTCCGCCAGATCGATCGCACCATCGCCGCAGCGCAGCGCGAACATAAGCCGGTATACATCGAACTGCCCCGGGATCGGGTGACGGTGGCCGGTGTGCCGCTCCCCGCCGTGGCGGAGGCGACCCCCCAAGAGACAAGCGATGCCGCCACGTTGGACGAGGCGGTGGCGGAAACCCTGGCACTCTTGGCCCAAGCCAAATCGCCGGTACTCATCGCCGGCGTCGAAGTCCACCGATGCGGATTGCAGGACGCGCTGGTGGACCTGGTCGTGCGTGCCGGGCTCCCGGTGGCCGCGACGCTGACCGGAAAATCGGTGGTCGGCGAAAGACATCCCGCTTACATCGGCGTCTACGAAGGGGCGGCGAGTTCGGAGCATACGCGCCAGATGGTCGAACGGGCCGATGTGCTCATTATGCTCGGCGTGACCCTCAATGACGTGGACACCGGCGTCTATACGGCCAATCTCGATCCGCACCGGCTGGTGCGCGCGAGCCAGGGGGAAGTCAACATCCGCTACCACCGCTATCCGCGCGTTCAACTTCAGGACTTTATTGGCGCGCTTGCCCGTCAGGTTTCGCCGCGGCGCGAGGCATTGCCCAGCCAGCCCTTCGTCGACAGCGGCCCGGCTTTTCCTGTCCCCGGACAGGCGATGACCACGGCACGCCTTATTGCCCGGCTGAATTGCGCCCTGACCCCGGAAATGATTGTGGTCAGCGATGTGGGCGACTGCCTGTTTGCCGCCATCGAGTTGCGGGTGTGCGAGCGCAGTGAATTCCTCGCCTCCGCCTACTACACCACCATGGGCTTCGCTGTTCCCGCGGCGCTCGGAGCACAGGTGGCGCGGCCCGACCGGCGCGCGCTCATCCTGGTGGGCGACGGCGCCTTCCAGATGACCGGGACGGAGCTTTCCACCCACGCGCGGCTCAACCTGGCTCCGATCATCATCGTCTTCAACAACGCAGGCTACAGCACGGAACGCAATATCCTGGAAGGTCCTTTCAACGACATCGCGGCATGGCGCTTCGATCGCCTCGGAGAGGTGTTCGGGCCGCTGCACGGCTATGATGCCAAGACCGAAGACGCTTTTGAAACGGCACTGGCCCGCGCCCTGGCCGAAACCGGCTGTCCCAGTCTGATCAACGTCCATTTATCGCCGGACGATGCTTCACCGGCCATGCGGCGGCTGACCGAGCGTCTCAGCCATCGCGTCGGCAACCAATAGATGGTTCCGGACAAGCTCCGTGCGTGATCCGGATCTTTCCGCACGCTTTTCGTAGCCGCGTCAATGCGGATTTCTCCCTTATCGGTCCCGACGAAAGAAGTGCGGATTAGCTTCCACAAACGCCTCGATCCATTGTTCCAAAAACGAACGAGTCCCCGCAGTTTTCAGATAGCCGTACCCCATAATCGCGATTACCGCGGCTCCCACCGCATCCACGATCAAATCCCACATGGTGTCGGTCAGGCCCGACGAATCGCCCAGCATCGCCTTTTGCATATTCATCCCGAAAAATTGGTCTATCCCGAACTCGAAGATCTCCCAAAGCGCCCCTATCCCCAGTGCGAACATGAAAGCGAACAGGGCGACGAAGCCGGGATTCATGTGGAGATCGATTTCTTTTTTCTCGTTCAGGACGTAGACGAGCAAAAATCCGATGATTCCGAACAAAAAACCCGAAGCGGTGTGGAGGACGATATCCCACCACCAGAACCGGACATAGTAACCTCGCATCTCGCCCAAAAAGAGGGAGGCAAAGACGAATAGCGTCGCCAGGAGTTCGAACTCCGGCGGAATGAAAACCCGGAAGCGTTTGCCCAGGAGCAAAGGGACAAGGGTGGCTAAAATGATGACTGTCGTCGTGGCTGCGGTCGACCAACGCTGTTCCCAGATGGCCAGTACCACCCCGACGAGCAAAATCGTCTGGAGCCCCAAGGTGACCCATTTATGAATAGGCTTCAATCGCATCCGCGTTATTGCTTGAGCCGAAACAGGGCGGAGATGTCTTCGTCGCCATGACCTTCGGCCATCAGCCGTTCGTAATCGGCAATGGTTCGGGCGGTCAAGGGGAGGTTAACGTCGGCTTGCTCGGCCATTTGCCGGCAGATTTGCAGATCCTTGTGGTGGAGGGCGAGTTTAAAGCCCGGGTGGAAGGTATTGCGGATCATGGTGGGACCGCGCTTTTCCAAAAACCAATTGCCGGCGGCTCCTCGGGAAACCACTTCGATTACCCGGTCCAGATTCAAGCCTTGGCTTTGGCCGAAAGCCAGCGCCTCGGTAACCGCCTGGTTGATGCCGGCGCACAGGATTTGATTGACTGCCTTGGTGGCTTGGCCGCTTCCCACCGGGCCCATGTGCTGAATCAGGCCGCCGATCGCTTCCAGCGCCGGACGCGCTTTGTTCAGGGCGGTTTCGCTGCCGCCCGCCATGATCGCCAGGGTGCCGGCGCGCGCGCCCTCCACGCCGCCCGATACGGGGGCATCCAGAAACTCCCCGCCGCAGCCGGCCACCTGTTCCGCCGCCCGGCGGGCGGTATCGACGCCGACGGTGGAATGGTCCACCACCACGCTTCCCGGCTGCAGGCCGTCCGCCAAGGCGTCCACGACTTCCAACAGGTCCCGGTCGGCGGATACGCAGAGCATGATGACGTCGCATTGCCGGGCCAGTTCCACCGGCGTGGCGGCGGCTGGAACCTCCAGTGCTTGAGCGAGTTCCCGGGCCTTGTCGAAGGTGCGATTCCATATGCCTTGCAGCAATCCGGCTCGGGCCAGATTGCGGGCCATCGGCGCTCCCATGGCGCCCAGGCCGATGATTCCGACTTTGCGCATGATCAATCCTCCAAATAGGTGTAACCGTTGAGCCCCGAAATCAGTTCGTGTTCGAACAATTTGCGCTGGGCCGGGTGAAGTTCGGCTTGTGCCAGTTTCCGGCGAAAGGCTTGCTGCAAGCTTTCCGGGGGAAGATGGACGTACCGCAGCAGATCGGCGGCATGATCGCCTCGGGCCGGATCGGTCAAGCGCCAACCTCCTTGGCTGTCCAGTTCCACGTTGATCGAATGACTGTCGCCGAACAAATTGTGCATGTCCCCCAGGATTTCTTGGTAGGCACCCACCATGAAAAAACCGATCAAATACCGTTCTCCCGGATGAATCTTATGCAGGGGCAGGGTGGTTTCGATGCTTTGTCGATCCACGTAGGACTTGAGACTGCCGTCCGAATCGCAGGTCAGATCCATGATCCGGCCGCGGCGAGTCGGCGCTTCGTCCAATCGCTGCAAGGGCAGGATCGGGAAAATCTGATCGATCGCCCAGGCATCGGGCATCGATTGGAAGACGGAAAAGTTGCAGAAAACCTTGTCGGCGAAGCGATCGTTGAGATCGTCCAAAAGATTTCGATGGGTGCGCAGGCGCATATCCAGCTTGGCGCGGATCTGGTAACAGATGGCGATATTGAGCTGTTCCGCCTCCGCCAATTGGGCCAGGGAGAGTTGCCCTTGGGAGTAAAGGGTCCGGGCTTCGCGCAGGTCGAATTGGGCGTCGTGGAAAGTGCTGAGTGGTCCGTCCTGCGCCAAGCGGTCCAGGGCGCGGCGCAAGTCGGCCACCACCGCCGGCGGTTCCTCATCGGCGGGGGGTTCGGCCTCCGAAGTATGCTCCACTTCGATGACGTCGGTAATGAGCACCGCATGGTGGGCGGTCAGCGCTCGGCCCGATTCGGTGATGATCTCCGGGTGGGGCAGTTCGGTTTCCGCGCACACTTCGGCCAGCGCGCGCACCAGGCTGTGGGCGTATTCTTCCAGGCCGTAGTTGATCGAGCAGAAACTGTTGGAATGGGTGCCTTCGTAATCGACGCCCAAACCGCCGCCGGCGTCGACGACGGCGATGGGCGCTCCCAGGCGCCGCAGTTCGGCGTAATAACGGCCGGCTTCCCGCAGGGCGATTTTGAGGTCGTTGATATTGGCCACCTGGGAACCCACGTGGAAGTGCATCAGCCGGAGCCGGTTTAAGCATTGGCGCTGTTCCAAACGTTGAATCAGACGCAGGACGTCGGCGGCGGTCAGACCGAATTTGGCTTTTTCCCCGCCGCTATTTTGCCATTTTCCGGTGGTGACCGAGGACAGGCGGATGCGGACCCCCAGTCGGGGTTCGATCCCCAGGTTATCGGCCTCCTCCAAAATCAGCTGCAGTTCCGAAAGTTTTTCCACCACGATGAACACCTTGAGACCCAAGCGCTGGCCGATCAACGCCAGACGGACATAGGCGCGGTCCTTGTAACCGTTGCAGATCACCGTGGTACCCAAGGGGGCCAGGGCCAACAGGGCGAGCAATTCCGGTTTGCTCCCCGATTCCAGGCCGATGCGCGGTACCTGGCTGTGGAGAATGGCTTCCACCACGCTGCGCTGTTGATTGACTTTGATGGGGTAGACCGGGGTGTACTGTCCGCGGTAGTCGTACTCGGTCCGGGCGGCGGCGAAAGCTTCGGACAAGCGGGAGACCCGGTCGCGAAGTATATCATTGAAGCGGACCAGGACCGGGAGGGACAGTCCTTCCCGCCCCACCTGTCGGACGATTTCCTCCAGATCGACTTGGCCTTGCTTGGGGTCGCGGCGGGGACAGGCGAGCAGATGGCCGTTTTCGGCGATGTCGAAATAGCCGTCGCTCCAGTGGCGAATGGCATAGGTCTCTTTGGCGTCTTGAATGGTCCAGGTCATAGAAGGAGGGCGACTCCAAGGGCTGTGGGATAAAAAAACTTTATTATAATGGTCCTCAGGTTTTAAACGTGAGGGAATCATGAGCAAAGAAATCACCCTGACCGGGATCACCACCACCGGTACGCCCCATCTGGGCAATTATGTCGGAGCGATCCGGCCGGCCATCGATGCCAGCCATAATCAGAATGTACTGCCGTTTTATTTTCTCGCCGATTATCATGCTTTGATCAAGTGCCAGGAGCCGGAGCGCATCCAGCAATCCACTCTGGAGATCGCCGCCACCTGGTTGGCGCTGGGTTTGGATACCGCCAACGCCGTGTTCTATCGCCAGTCGGATGTGCCTGAAATCACCGAGCTGACTTGGGTGATCAGCTGCGTCACCGCCAAGGGTTTGATGAATCGCGCCCATGCCTATAAAGCCGCGGTGGCCGAAAACCAGGAGGCGGGGGAGAAGGATCCGGACAAGGGCATCACCATGGGGCTGTTCAGCTATCCGGTATTGATGGCCGCCGATATTTTACTTTTCAAGGCGAAAAAAATCCCCGTGGGCAAGGACCAGATCCAACACCTGGAAATGGCCCGCGACATCGCCGCCCGCTTCAATCACATTTACGGAGAGCATTTCGTGTTGCCGGAAGCGGTGGTGCGGGAAGAGACTTCCGTCCTGCAAGGGCTGGACGGGCGCAAAATGAGCAAGAGCTACAACAATACCATTCCCATTTTCGCTCCGGAAAAACGATTGCGGAAATTGATCATGAAGATCAAAACCAACTCCCTGGAGCCGGGTGAGCCGAAAGATCCGGACACCTGCACGCTGTTCAGCATCTATCAGGCTTTCGCCACCCCGGAAGAAGTGGAGCAGCTGCGCCAGCGGTATCGGGAAGGGATTGCCTGGGGAGAAATGAAACAATTTTTGTTCGAATATCTGAACGCCCATTTCGGCGAAGCCCGCGAGCGCTACGAGGATTTGCTGCGGCATCCCGGCGAAATCGAGCGTCAACTCCGGGAAGGAGCGGCCAAGGCGCGGGAAGTGGCGGTGCCTTTCATGCGTGAAGTGCGAAAAGCGGTGGGCATCGCGCCTTTGGCTGAAAGAGGCTGATTCGATCCATGCGGTTCTGGCGGA from Methylohalobius crimeensis 10Ki harbors:
- a CDS encoding alpha-keto acid decarboxylase family protein; amino-acid sequence: MATRNSTTSIGEYLLQRLHEAGAHHIFGVPGDYILKFYEQISQGPVRHIGTTREDTAAFAADGYARCQGIGAMAITYGVGALNVVNAVAGAYAESSPVVVISGAPGVWEQREDPLLHHRFGPYTFQREIFDRITCATTVLDDPITAFRQIDRTIAAAQREHKPVYIELPRDRVTVAGVPLPAVAEATPQETSDAATLDEAVAETLALLAQAKSPVLIAGVEVHRCGLQDALVDLVVRAGLPVAATLTGKSVVGERHPAYIGVYEGAASSEHTRQMVERADVLIMLGVTLNDVDTGVYTANLDPHRLVRASQGEVNIRYHRYPRVQLQDFIGALARQVSPRREALPSQPFVDSGPAFPVPGQAMTTARLIARLNCALTPEMIVVSDVGDCLFAAIELRVCERSEFLASAYYTTMGFAVPAALGAQVARPDRRALILVGDGAFQMTGTELSTHARLNLAPIIIVFNNAGYSTERNILEGPFNDIAAWRFDRLGEVFGPLHGYDAKTEDAFETALARALAETGCPSLINVHLSPDDASPAMRRLTERLSHRVGNQ
- a CDS encoding DUF2238 domain-containing protein yields the protein MRLKPIHKWVTLGLQTILLVGVVLAIWEQRWSTAATTTVIILATLVPLLLGKRFRVFIPPEFELLATLFVFASLFLGEMRGYYVRFWWWDIVLHTASGFLFGIIGFLLVYVLNEKKEIDLHMNPGFVALFAFMFALGIGALWEIFEFGIDQFFGMNMQKAMLGDSSGLTDTMWDLIVDAVGAAVIAIMGYGYLKTAGTRSFLEQWIEAFVEANPHFFRRDR
- a CDS encoding NAD(P)-dependent oxidoreductase; this translates as MRKVGIIGLGAMGAPMARNLARAGLLQGIWNRTFDKARELAQALEVPAAATPVELARQCDVIMLCVSADRDLLEVVDALADGLQPGSVVVDHSTVGVDTARRAAEQVAGCGGEFLDAPVSGGVEGARAGTLAIMAGGSETALNKARPALEAIGGLIQHMGPVGSGQATKAVNQILCAGINQAVTEALAFGQSQGLNLDRVIEVVSRGAAGNWFLEKRGPTMIRNTFHPGFKLALHHKDLQICRQMAEQADVNLPLTARTIADYERLMAEGHGDEDISALFRLKQ
- a CDS encoding tryptophan--tRNA ligase, translated to MSKEITLTGITTTGTPHLGNYVGAIRPAIDASHNQNVLPFYFLADYHALIKCQEPERIQQSTLEIAATWLALGLDTANAVFYRQSDVPEITELTWVISCVTAKGLMNRAHAYKAAVAENQEAGEKDPDKGITMGLFSYPVLMAADILLFKAKKIPVGKDQIQHLEMARDIAARFNHIYGEHFVLPEAVVREETSVLQGLDGRKMSKSYNNTIPIFAPEKRLRKLIMKIKTNSLEPGEPKDPDTCTLFSIYQAFATPEEVEQLRQRYREGIAWGEMKQFLFEYLNAHFGEARERYEDLLRHPGEIERQLREGAAKAREVAVPFMREVRKAVGIAPLAERG
- a CDS encoding efflux transporter outer membrane subunit, which encodes MKPKAGWLLSLCGLAGCTVGPDYQEPAPAVPDRWQAERRADDLKPVDRETLKNWWKSFGDAGLDRLMEQAVDENLDLQIALSRIEQARAERRGTGAQLFPKVDVAVGAQRNDNPFPGFAPGIRFNLFELGFDAIWEIDLFGRQHRRLEAASADLDAAKDEYAQALVTLTSDLARGYIEYRSLQYQLRITRSNLEAQQKTLKLTELLFNEGAGTRHDVVRARAQTETTAAQLPALEAELVAVQRQLEVLVGRQPGALAAELEQPGDVPVAPGHAILATPAQTIRHRPDLRIAERRLAAATALQGAAIAELFPKVSLSAFLGLHNTDIESLFKSAAFSYGVAANLLQPLLHFGRIRAGIDLAEARQREAYLAFEKAVLEALRETETALTRYLKEEIRRQTLGRSVADLRESVRLSQLRYHEGVISFLDVLDAQRALYVAEIELARSEAAASTNLIAMYKALGGGAEARQPEVKAHRFQPTITQARTPHPWIPAKRIQNLAKQIGLE
- the speA gene encoding biosynthetic arginine decarboxylase → MTWTIQDAKETYAIRHWSDGYFDIAENGHLLACPRRDPKQGQVDLEEIVRQVGREGLSLPVLVRFNDILRDRVSRLSEAFAAARTEYDYRGQYTPVYPIKVNQQRSVVEAILHSQVPRIGLESGSKPELLALLALAPLGTTVICNGYKDRAYVRLALIGQRLGLKVFIVVEKLSELQLILEEADNLGIEPRLGVRIRLSSVTTGKWQNSGGEKAKFGLTAADVLRLIQRLEQRQCLNRLRLMHFHVGSQVANINDLKIALREAGRYYAELRRLGAPIAVVDAGGGLGVDYEGTHSNSFCSINYGLEEYAHSLVRALAEVCAETELPHPEIITESGRALTAHHAVLITDVIEVEHTSEAEPPADEEPPAVVADLRRALDRLAQDGPLSTFHDAQFDLREARTLYSQGQLSLAQLAEAEQLNIAICYQIRAKLDMRLRTHRNLLDDLNDRFADKVFCNFSVFQSMPDAWAIDQIFPILPLQRLDEAPTRRGRIMDLTCDSDGSLKSYVDRQSIETTLPLHKIHPGERYLIGFFMVGAYQEILGDMHNLFGDSHSINVELDSQGGWRLTDPARGDHAADLLRYVHLPPESLQQAFRRKLAQAELHPAQRKLFEHELISGLNGYTYLED